One part of the Vicia villosa cultivar HV-30 ecotype Madison, WI linkage group LG6, Vvil1.0, whole genome shotgun sequence genome encodes these proteins:
- the LOC131612347 gene encoding uncharacterized protein LOC131612347 isoform X2: protein MSESDEEKERMTAQDDVVENEDIAATSYVKGQYSIPNCIDVLKILKDSKIVKDNNHISYALELIKDRENRVIVVSLKDQMDILANWLYFKYRKDRIQF from the coding sequence GAGGAAAAGGAAAGAATGACAGCACAAGATGATGTAGTTGAAAATGAGGATATTGCAGCCACATCTTATGTGAAGGGACAATACTCTATTCCGAATTGTATTGATGTTTTGAAAATTCTGAAGGACTCGAAAATTGTTAAGGATAATAATCACATTAGCTATGCTTTAGAATTGATTAAAGATAGAGAAAATAGAGTCATAGTTGTTTCTTTAAAAGATCAGATGGATATTTTGGCGAATTGGTTATATTTCAAGTATAGAAAGGATAGAATACAATTCTAG